The following coding sequences are from one Candidatus Falkowbacteria bacterium window:
- a CDS encoding nucleoside monophosphate kinase, which translates to MSKKQVIVIFIGPPGSGKGTQAKLLADKFNYTDLSSGKLFREEVQKKTKIGKQIKPFMDKGFLVSDEITTEMMIKKISRLRKPIILDGFPRNLNQSKILDEYLQKHKNKYKIVIVEVKLTEKQVSQRILGRLECACGRIFHEQLNLPSNKGICDICGSKLQTRSDAKVSVVKTRMQIYKYETAPILKFYKKEKYYRFYQVEGDKKVNEVFKQLEKIIKRSK; encoded by the coding sequence ATGTCGAAAAAACAAGTAATTGTAATCTTTATTGGTCCTCCAGGGTCAGGAAAGGGAACTCAGGCAAAACTTTTGGCTGATAAGTTTAATTATACTGATTTATCTTCTGGTAAATTATTCCGGGAAGAAGTGCAGAAAAAAACTAAAATTGGAAAACAAATAAAACCGTTTATGGACAAGGGTTTTTTGGTTTCTGATGAAATAACCACTGAAATGATGATAAAAAAAATTTCTAGATTAAGGAAGCCAATTATTTTGGATGGTTTTCCTCGTAATTTAAACCAATCCAAAATTCTCGATGAATATTTGCAAAAGCATAAAAATAAGTATAAGATTGTGATAGTTGAGGTCAAATTAACAGAAAAGCAGGTTTCTCAAAGGATATTAGGTCGTCTGGAGTGTGCCTGTGGTCGTATTTTTCACGAACAGCTCAACTTGCCAAGTAATAAAGGCATTTGTGACATTTGTGGGTCCAAATTACAAACTCGTTCAGATGCAAAAGTTAGTGTGGTCAAAACTAGAATGCAAATTTACAAATATGAAACGGCACCTATTCTAAAATTTTATAAAAAAGAAAAATATTATCGTTTTTATCAAGTAGAAGGT